From the genome of Rana temporaria chromosome 8, aRanTem1.1, whole genome shotgun sequence:
tcaaAGAATCgctccccaatatctatgtgagaaaataaaataccacaaccccaatcgtgttctcaggtcaactaaccaaaatctacttcaaatcCCAAAGGCCCGTTATAAGACAAAAGGAGAACGGAGATTTGCAGTGCAAGGACCGCGACTGTGGAACACATTACCAACCGATATCCGAACGGAAATGAATCACCTGGCTTCAGTTTGcatatgtagcgctatacaagtttttcattcattcattcattcatactgtacaccatatgaaaggtccatcacCATtcgtcaatataacgtcatgttcccaacaaatgaggaggagatactgtacatcatatgaaaggtccatctccattcctcaatataacgtcatgttcccaacaaatgaggaggaggtaCTGAgcttgcaggcttggctggcttaaatcaggtttggtctccacccagagactggccacattaatcaccttgcaggtggacagacagacatggagaaggccatatgaaatgtccatctccattcctcaatataacgtcatgttcccaacaaatgaggagatactgtacatcatatgaaaggtccatctccattcctcaatataacgtcatgttcccgaCAAataaggaggagatactgtacatcatatgaaaggtccatctccattcttcaatataatgtcatgttcccaacaaatgaggaggagataatgtacaccatatgaaaggtccatttctattcctcaatataacgtcatgttcccaacaaatgagataGATTTGTTTGCATTATCACAGTACAAATGTCATCATTGCACAATGACTGTTATCCAGTTTGGTTTGAATGTGTTTTATCCTTTTTCTGATTTGTATTTATACTTTTGTTATAATTGCTCTCCATTCCATGCCAGAACTCTGTGAAACTGCTAAGTACTGTACCAACATAAATGACTTCTGAATGCTAAACACAAAGcatactttaacattttttaataaattgcttTCAAACAAATGGTCTCCAAGAATAAATTTTATTGGTCAAAATATGTCACAGACCTTACCATTTGGAGGGATCACCTCTGGAATCTCACAGCGTGATTAGATCATCAGACCCATCTAAACCTATGGAATCTTCTTCATGCCATGAAGGAGTTCACAcatagttcccaactgtccctgattttgagggactgtccctgatttggagaaatgtccctctgtccctcattttggtctgatctctacaattgtatataaaatgcactttttatctatcaaaaagggtTTTCCATCGCTAAACCTTTCagctgatttctaaattgcttgtaaattccaaaagccaatatgaaggaatagtagtagtaaaaaaagcacttgtgggtttaaacaatcttgttttttgtacaattctcctttaaggggcgtggcaaggggtgtgtcctatgcctgcatacttttgctgataggtgtccctcattcccatctcaaaaagttggaaggtatgagtttttaataaaaggaacgttttttggagtgcggctgtccaagttttcctcCGTATTTTTTCAACAAGTGGTTTCAGGTTGGAAATCAAGCGAAAGCGTAGTCGTGGAACATGctaaaggtcagtaacaagtggttgcaggttgagaTCAAGCAAAAatgtagtcaaggaacaagccaaaggtcagtaacgagtggttacaggttgggatcaagcggaAATGTAGGCAAGGAAGAAGCCAATGGTTGGtagcaagtggttgcaggttgagaTTAAGCAGAACTGTAGTCgagaaacaagccaaaggtcggtaacgagtggttacaggttgggatcaagcagaatggTAGTTGAGAAAGTAAAGTGGTACCAAAGATATAGATGCCACAAAAGTTCATGtgaggagcaaagggttcaagaGAAACAAGGCAAGGTTGTCTCGGGTAAGTTGTCCAGCAACTCGGGTGGCTCAACAAGAAATTATACTACCAGGCATAGCAGAGGTTGCTGGTTCAGATCTGGGTCCTAACAAAAGCGTACGTAAGTCCTCCATTAGAAATCCCTgtagagaaagaaaagagaaaagaacgaGAGGGTATGCAGGTTAGGGGAAGGGGgtagaaaaaaaagggaggtcaGGGAGAATGGATTTTTACTACTATAATAGAGCCTGAGCAGACACCTAGATCCTTTTACATATGAAAAGTCACTCAAGTGTTTCTTGTGTTTAGAGTGCTGGAAATGTTTAATTCAGAAAGATGACCTTCTTACACACTAGAGAATTCACAAAAAACCTTTGTAACTCTCTGAGCCTGAGATTCTCCATGGGCGAGGGAGCATATAGAAGTCATGTACAATACACACCAATATGTCTTTGGGGAGAGTGGCGTGGTAACATTAGTAGTGGTTTGCATTATTTCATGTTAATATGGTCCTTAAAGCATCCAGAGTGTATACgccttcatgtgtgactcatggGCACAGTTAAGAATCAAAGGGAACTGAaactggagcatgctcagtagattAAAGCTGCTCTGCAGTATCTTCAGCTGCAGCGGGGACACAGACAAGGAAGGAGGGTCagtgaacagcaggatcaaccaggtttttgcagaatacagaaaacttgTCTCATAGTCAGAGTGAGTATTATCAGCATGTACTGACAGTTTTTTATTAaatgggtttaatgacactttaaattACTATTATAATATTGTTGCTTTTTCAtgaatttattttaaaaggaGGGGATTTGATCCCAGGTATAATCTGTGTGTGAAAACAAAAGAATGAGTAATGAGTATGCTGGTGGTGATATTAAAAGCAATGCAAAAATAtggaaatatactgtatatattcagtATATACCGTGTATATGATTGTATTTCACGGACACAATTCTTATTTTCCTTTCTTCGTTTTTGTATTGTCTGCATTTATATGAGGTACAATCTGTATTAAATATTGTATGTAACATCGTAGAATTCTGCACTACATAACATATTTTCCTCAAAGAATAGATCTAAGTGGAACGCACACACAGGAAGTGTTGTAAGGTagacagaggaagtgatgtcacacaaaaaaacaggaagtttcgggtgagaggagagttgggaggaagtagagaggagacattgttggaagtggcagcagaggaggtaataagatattattttatatttacacccagtaaccccccgtcatgtccgtcctcttcctccatagtcactgtgattcTGTCATGGTTTATAGAcccgatacatcctaaatataaaaccatttatccaactgtccatccagagcctctggtttatagaccagatacatcctaaatatagaaccatttatccaactgtccatccagagcctctggtttatagacccgatacatcctaaatataaaaccatttatccaactgtccatccagagcctctggtttatagaccagatacatcctaaatatagatccATTTATCCATCCTCCATAAAGCGGTCTCGGGGTTCTTGCCTCTCATCACTGTGAGATAATGGACACCCCGTCTTCTCTGGATCAGGAGATGGAGGTCAGACCAAATGTCTCCAGTCCTACAAGACTGTCCAGTGATTTTCTCTAGTTCCTGgtttcttaagccttgtacacacgataggttaaccagaggacaacggtctgaaggaccgttgtcataggttaaccgatgaagctgactgacggtccgtcacgcctacacaccataggttaaataaccgatcgtgtcagaacgcggtgacgtaaaacacaacggcgtgctgaaaaaaaacgaagttcaatgcttccaagcatgcgtcgacttgattctgagcatgcgtgggtttttaaccgatggtcatgcctactaacgatcggttaccaatccataggttcattttaaagcaagttggcttttttttaaccgaaggttaaataacctatgaggcccacacacgatcggttttgaccgatgaaaacggtccacaagaccgttatcctctgattaacctatcgtgtgtacgaggctttagggttcTGTTTTGTGTATCAGAGATGAGTGCGGGATTTTGTGTTCTAGTACTTGTGATATCtaaggcagcactggtaggcagAGCAATCTTCTGCCCGGCAGTATCTACATAGTTCCAGCAGCAGTAGGAGACAGTGGTTGGACACAGACTTTGTACAGACTTCTGCAAGGTAAGTATTTTATGACACTCCTAGAATGGAGGGAGATGAAGCTACAGCGACAGGAGATACACAAGCTTTAGTTGTGAAATTTGATTATCTGTATTTATTCCACATTACTTCTAACCTCAAATGGGAAAGAAGGGTTATGGAAAGTATGTAGactattatgttttttattttttttacacaggaacatAATATAGTGAAGAAAGCATTTGGTGATCcacccatcacagtgcctcccccTCACTGCCTGACAACAGAGGTAACCAGTgccaagaagattctagaagtcaccaacgaGATCATCGAGTTGCTGACAgtagaggtgagcggtgccgggaattctgggacattatccagtaacagacaagggatgtgtctggatggtgactgtatcattgtgtgtgtcaggttcctataaggtgtcaggatgtcactgtctatttctccatggaggagtgggagtatctagaaggacacaaggatctctacaaggacgtcatgatggagaatcagccgcccctcacatcaccgggtaagaggagactttattgtaaggagagagcagtacggagggtccacctagatcccccatcatctgataaacacatagaaacaatgtattcagtcagtgtgtgtgtttcctacagatggatccagtgatgggaacccaccagagagatgtccccgtcctctgtattcccgggattccacacaggaggatcacaccatccctcaccatcatcaggtaggtgggcaGAACACAAATGGACTTTAGAGTGTATGAGAATATACTCTCTTAGCCTATTTGtgtgcaggttttttttctattttattttttttgtttagcattaTGAACAGATGTATGTGAAAGTTGAGGTAAAAGAGGAAGATAAGGAGACGGGTTATCCAGATTCTACGGAGGAAACTTGGATGTTGGTGACACCTAAAAAGGAAGAACCTTCTCTAGATATCGGCACAGGTGAGTAGTGAACACTAAATTCAGGAACTGTTCAAGAATATAGATTGACAAGTGAATATATGTAGATCTTCACATTGGGTAATGTGATATCTAAAGaatgtcatgatggagaatcagccgcccctcacatcaccgggtaagaggaaactttattgtaaaggagagagcagtacggagggtccacctagatcccccatcatctgataaacacatagaaacaatgtattcagtcagtgtgtgtgtttcctacagatggatccagtaatgggaacccaccagagagatgtctccgtcctctgtattcccgggattccacacaggaaggtcacaccatccctcaccatcatcaggtaagtATGACAGCAGCTAGAACTCAAAAAGAATTCTAAGCTATAAGATGTCATTCTTTAATGTAATCTCTTGTTCCTTTTTACAAATGTGTTGTATCATCTTtgtggtttagggtgaagaactgAAGGGCATGAAAGTTGAGATTAAAGATGtagaagaagagaggttggtgagtggagatcagcagtctatgaaGGAGGGGGAGATGATTATGAAAAGTAAACAGGAGGAATATTCTCTACATATGGACACAAGTAagtaaaaaacattaataaaccCACAGTTTATCCAAGTGAAGGCAGAAACCCATATAAAGCAAATTTTACTCCAGCAAATAAAGGATTTAGTCCTGATACCAAATGGTATTAAGATAACGCTGAGATTCAACCTTCTACCATGTTTTCCTACAAAAACTGGTAGCCATGTATATTTTATGAGATAAACTActaagtcagtaaaaaaaaaacattacctgTGTCACACTATTCTACATCTTTACAGCTCTTCTACCAAAAATCATTCCTTGTATAGAGAAAGTCACATCCTTCTGTAAGGaaagcaaatgaggagatactgtacaccatatgaaaggcccatctccattcctcaatataatgtcatgttcccaacaaatgaggagaagatactgtacaccatatgaaaggcccatctccattcctcaatatattgtcatgttcccaacaaatgagaaggagatactgtacaccatattaaAGGCCCTTCTCCattcctcaatctaatgttatgttcccaacaaatgaagaGGAGATACTGAGATTGCAGGCTTGACTGgcctaaatcaggtttggtctccacccagagactggccacattaatcaccttgcaggtggacagacagacatggagaaggccatatgaaaggtccatctctattcctcaatataacgtcatgttcccaacaaatgaggaggagatactgtacaccatatgaaaggttcaTCACCAAACATCACAAAGGTCTCTTTCCATTCTCACAGTAACAATATCATCATCAGTGCACAAACACTGTTTCCCAATGAAATTTGGGTAGATTGTCTCCTTTATGTGACTTGTATTCAAATTGTTTGTTATGATTGCACCTAATGCTATGACAGAGGTCTTTGAAGTTGTTAAACGTTACATCAAAATAATTGACTCCTGTATGCAAGACTGGAAGAATCCTTATAACACTTTTTTAAACATTGCTTTCCAACAGATGGACACTGTGTATGGAATATGAATACCTCAGATGGACACTGTGTACAGAATATGAATACCTCAGATGGACACTGTGTACGGAATATGAACACCTCAGATGGACACTGTGTACGGAATATGAACACCTCAGATGGACACTGTGTGCAAAATATGAATACCTCAGATGGACACTGTGTGCAAAATATGAATACCTCAGATGGACACTGTGTACAGAATATGAATACCTCAGATGAAGATCTTATTTTATTTCCAGGTTATGGACAAGTTAATGGGACAGCACATTCGCCAAGAACAAATTCCTTTGGTCAAAATATACATCACAGACCATATTGTTTGGCAAAATCAATGGATCCATCTAATCCTGAGGTTCATAATATGACTTCAGATTCTCATCTAAAAATTCACAGTGTGGGTAGATCAACAGATCCCTCTAGTAAGTCTTCTTTAAATCATGAAGGAGATCGTATAGCAGGCAATTCATTGTCATGTTTAGAGTGCGGGAAACCTTTCACTGACAACAGAGCCCTTCTTAGacaccagagaactcacacaCGTGAACATCTTTCTTCCTCATTGGAGTGCGGGGATTTTTCCACAAAGAAAGGAGACTGTTCTACAGACCAGATAAATTGCATAAGTGAGCATCCCTTTTCCTGTtcagagtgtggaaaatgtttcaaCAGGAAAGGAAAACTTGatagacaccagagaattcataCTGGTGaacgtcctttttcatgttcagagtgtgggaaatgtttcacgCACAAAGAGAACCTTCttagacaccagagaattcacacaggtgaacgTCCTTTTCTGTGTTTagaatgtgggaaatgttttgctaAGAAAGAAAAACTTATTTCGcaccagagaactcacacgggCGAGCGTCCTTTTGCTtgtccagagtgcgggaaatatttTACTCAGAAAAAAGTCCTCCTtgtacaccagagaattcacacaggtgagcgtcctttttcctgttctgagtgtgggaaatgttttacagcGAAAGGAGGCCTTCttagacaccagagaattcacacacaTAAGCGTCCTTTttcctgttcagagtgcggaaaatgtttcacTCAGAAAGAAATCCTCATaatacaccagagaattcacacaggcgaACGTCCTTTTTCCTGTttagagtgcggaaaatgtttcacAGAGAAAGGAGGTCTTCTTAGACACCAGAAAACTCATACACATGAGCGTCCTTTTTCTTGCtccgagtgtgggaaatgtttcattgTGAAAGAAAAACTTCTTAGACACCAGACAACTCATACACATGAGCGTCCCTTttcctgttcagagtgcggaaaatgttttactCAGAAAAGAATCCTCCttatacaccagagaattcacacaggcgaGCGTCCTTTTTCCTGTttagagtgcgggaaaggtttcacAGACAAAGGAGGCCTTCATAGACACCAGAAAATTCATACACATCAGCGTCCTTTTTCCTAATCTGAGTGCTGGAAATGTTTTAATAAGAAAATAGAACTTTTTATACACCAGAAAAGTCACACAGGTGAGCACCCTTTCaaatgttcagagtgtgggaaatgtttcatgCAAAAAGGAGACCTTCCTACACGTAAGAAAATTCACACGGACGAACGTCTGCTTTTCTATTTTGAGTGTGGAAAATATTTTACTCAGAAAAGCATAATACTTACATAAGAGAATTCATGAGGGTGACTATTATTTTTCATAAACTTCTTGGAAAGAAAGCTTGGTTGGACACCAGAAAATTCACTGCTGAAAAGCAAAGAATCCTTTCTGTATACAGA
Proteins encoded in this window:
- the LOC120909475 gene encoding oocyte zinc finger protein XlCOF22-like — encoded protein: MVEGEMIMESKQEESSLYIDQDEELKDIKAEIKEEEESLVSGSQQSMEEGGPMYSRNSTQEDHTIPHHHQVEELKDIKAEIKEEEEEEEEKLMSGDQPSLEEGCPLYSRDSTQEDHTIPHHHQGEELKDIKGEGKEEEEERLVSGDQQSMEEGEMITESKQDEPSLYIDLHGHCVRNMNTSDGHCVRNMNTSDGHCVQNMNTSDEHCVRNMNTSDGHCVRNMNTSDGHCVRNMNTSDGHCVRNMNTSDGHCVQNMNTSDGHCVQNMNTSDGHCVQNMNTSDEDLILFPGYGQVNGTAHSPRTNSFGQNIHHRPYCLAKSMDPSNPEVHNMTSDSHLKIHSVGRSTDPSSKSSLNHEGDRIAGNSLSCLECGKPFTDNRALLRHQRTHTREHLSSSLECGDFSTKKGDCSTDQINCISEHPFSCSECGKCFNRKGKLDRHQRIHTGERPFSCSECGKCFTHKENLLRHQRIHTGERPFLCLECGKCFAKKEKLISHQRTHTGERPFACPECGKYFTQKKVLLVHQRIHTGERPFSCSECGKCFTAKGGLLRHQRIHTHKRPFSCSECGKCFTQKEILIIHQRIHTGERPFSCLECGKCFTEKGGLLRHQKTHTHERPFSCSECGKCFIVKEKLLRHQTTHTHERPFSCSECGKCFTQKRILLIHQRIHTGERPFSCLECGKGFTDKGGLHRHQKIHTHQRPFS